From the Rhinoraja longicauda isolate Sanriku21f chromosome 5, sRhiLon1.1, whole genome shotgun sequence genome, the window ggattccagaaccaggggccacagtttaagaataaggggtaggccatttagaacagaggtgaggaaaaaccttttagtcagagaattgtaaatctgtggaattctttgcatcagaaggcagtggaggccaattcactggatgctttcaagagagagtagatagagctcttaaagatagcggagtcagggggtatggggagaaggcaggaacggggtactgattgtgaatgatcagccatgattacattgaatggcggtgctggcttgaagggccgaatggcctactcctgcagctattgtctattgtctattatctatttctCCTAGTTCCCCAACCCATCCttatctcatatcccttctacTATTGTTACATCATTCCAGCCAGAGGAAAATGGAAATCAATTTCAGGACAAGTCGATAAGGCTTAAGGATTGAAAATTTCTGGGCTTCACAGTTTGGGTGGATCTGGATCATTCTTTGCCCCTAATGAATCCACGGTTCTGATTCTGACCCAGTTACAGTTTCTTATCTATCCCAAAATTCAGTCAGCAAGTAAAGGCCTCAATGAATGTGGCCAAGACTTATCAACTGGATGGTTGCAAATTAATTTCTGTAATTTAGGGTAATCTATGCTTATGCTTTTCTGCTTTCTTTTTCCTTGATAACATCTGTACAAATTACACAATGCCAATAAAAATAAAAGTACACTGAAGACAACCTTAGTTTTGAAAATTGACTTAATGATAATTTATTCTGTACAAATGCAGCCAATTGAACATGCTGTTCTGAGGTAAAGCTTTAAGCTGATTATCCATTACAGTTATACAAATGAATGACTTTAAGAAAGAAATATCCCTGATCTCTTAGGCTAAGAAAGAGATGCTTTGGATTTACTGTAATGTCAAAGTTGCTACATCAAGCTTGAAAAGAGTTGAACACCCAGGGATCCAATAGTGATTGCTGTCTTATTGTGTTATTACGCCCTATGGGGTAACAAAATGACAGATATTAAGTGCACATTTATAATTACAACTGTATGATTAATATTTCAATATTTAATTGTGCTGAAGTATTGTTACAAGATCAAGTTGTGATGTAAACAAATTGTAATATACAAAAATGATTCTGAAATCATTTTTCATTCTTAGAGTAAATCATGATCTGCCAATATATATGAGAGTATATAAAAGGTCCTGAAGCTAATATAAATCAAATTATTTTACAGCCGAGTGAAATAAGTTGTTTCAATGTTAAGAGAAAACATAGCCATTTGCAATATGCGCTGAATTAGTGCATTTCCTTTTTACTGCCTGGCAGGTAATGATTTTAGCAGTCACAGCAGCCAAGTTTTTAAGACTcatttgaaataaatttgcaGCAGGTGTTGACATTTTTGAAATCTTCCTGTGTGTGGCAAAATAATCCAGGAGTAATTAAGAAAGAGATGATGACAGAGAGCAAAAGCAAGTTAGACAGAACTGAAAATCTGTCAGAACTGAATATTCCCAGTTTGAACAGCCAACTCACATTCAGTAATATACAAAATAGAACAGCTTAGTGTCAAACTAGTATTTACAAAAGTATGTTATTTACAAATGTACAATTTTGTAATGTGATCCTGTATTTGTTGTAGGAATAAAAGACAAAGTAACATTCCCATCTAATGAACATCAAATGTTCTATTGAATGACAAGTAGTTAAGATGTTTTGAATGGAAACAACCATGCATGTCTGTCTATTTACTCTAAGAACATAACATATAAAAAAATACATTATTGATTTCTTATGGATGATGAAAAATGTTAATACCACAGAATTCATTCAGTCAAAAACGTTAAATTAAATTTATATGCAGTATTAGGAATTCCATTTAAAGGTGCAGCACTTCAACCATtgacattaaaaaatcattttccaagcAGTATTAAACTATGCCTACCAAAAGTATATTTTTAGCTCACCGGATTTATTTAACAATAAAATAGTTCAGCTGAAAAAAGCTTATAAATGTATTATACTTATGGGAGCTTCGCCACAAATCTATCAaagcgcacggtagcgcagcggtagagttgctgctttacagcgaatgcagtgccggagactcaggttcgatcctgactacgggtgctgcactgtaaggagtttgtacgttctccccgtgatctgcgtgggttttctccgagatcttcggtttcctcccacactccaaagacgtacaggtttgtaggttaattggctgggtaaatgtaaaaattgtccctagtgggtgtaggatagtgttaatgtacgaggatcgctgggcggcacgaacttggagggccgaaaaggcctgtttccggctgtatatatatgatatgattgccTTTTCTATTCCTAAAACAACTTTCAGAGTCTTTCAATATTAACAATACTGTAATATTTGTCGTGTATTTTAACGAGCGAAAGGTTGGCTGCTGCACAGCTGTGCGAAACCTTATGCTAAATTCCTAACCGCAGCTGGGCAATGAGGGGAAAGCTGAGTACTTTGAGTTCCCTACAGACTAACCTGAACTGTGACTGGCTTCACATGAGCAATGTTAAAGGAGAAACAGCAGGGCGCGCCCTCACACAAGGAATCTTGAGAAAAGAAAATGGGGTGACAATTTGCCTTTGGTCACATACACTTGGCGAATTATATTATTGTGATTGTACTTCATACTCTGCTTCCAATTCAGAAATTCAGAAGCAAAGTATAATGCGCATATGCTGCAACACCACATGTTTCATAGACAAGTCCAAAGACTTGTCTACCAAACCTAATAacatatttaaaaaaactttGTCTGCAAATCTGCCTTTTATTTGTATGCCGCTGTTCCTTCTTAGTGTATGATCGTGTTGCTGAAACGTAGATGAATTTCCGTTCTTCGTGTATGAGTTGAGACAGTAAATGTGAGCTGGTTAAGCAATTGTTGAACATAATTTAGCAAATTCGACCATACTCACTCTCCATCCTTCAACTCTTACCCCCAATTCCAACCACACCATCTGCCCTCTAGTCAAGCAGGCACATGTTTCTGCACGGGGTGGAAAGGAATTCTGGCGTGTATACCCCCAACTTAATTATCTTTAATCAAAAATGTAACTAGGTTTATTTGAAATGATTAAataatgaaaatatattttgctAACTAAAATATAAATGTCAATGTTTGAAGCACTCCACCCCAACAGATTTACCAACACCGAATCCAAGAGGTTAGACTTACTATTACATTTGACAACTAAAATTTGGCTGGAAGTGTGTTTTACAGAATTAAACTGTAGAACAACACAACACAGTCTGCAATATGCTTCATTCTACTTCTTTCACAATAAACATTGACAAGTCCAAAGATTAAATTTACATTTTGTAACTTGTGTTTGTGGCAACTTCTTCAAACTATGGTGGCCCTTGATGCGAATATATAAAAAATTGACCTGGGAAAATAATTCATTTAAACCTTGAAAATCATGAATAAACTGAAGGTTGTTTATGGCTTAGCAAGTCTAATGAATCCAGTTATTTATATTTTTAAGTATTTCTTGTCAGCACTATCCCTAAGAATTTTATTGCGCTCTAACCCACCCCCTTTTAAACTTGCAGCACTCCAGTCACTAAACACCAACCCCAATATTATTcatcaaacccactgacaagggcGTTGCTGTTGCGGTCTGGCAAACTGACCTCTATTTCACAGAGAACATACGCCAGCTCCCAGACGCTTCGTCACTCTTCCCCTATGGATCATGACCTCGGTAATGAACATCAGGTTATGGTCTCCCAGAACATTATGGACCTCAATTCCTCAGGAaatcttccctccacagattctaatCTTACAGTGTCTcagccactcctccccccccccccccacctccccccactcccctcccgcccACAGCCTGCTTCTATCTCCTGCCCAAAACTCACAAGCTTGATTGCCGTGGTCTTTCATTGTTTCAGCTTGTCTTTGCCTCAGCGAATATAATTTATCCGACCTTGGTATGGTTCTTTTTTCCCtggcccattcccttctctcttaTATCCTTGACACTTCTGCTGCCCTCTGCCTGAtgcgttaactctgtttctgttcccacagatgtggcctgaccagctgagtatttccaaaatgTTATCTATTTTCCCCTATAAGAGTAAATGGCAGCACATTTACTTCAATGTCAAATGTGTTAGATCTGTACAGTGCAACTGTAATAACTTCAAAATGACAATATGTCACTACAATTTGCCAACGTTGGAGAAAAATGTAGTGAGAAACTTCACAGCATGCACTAGTGATTGTACTACCAAAAGCTACACGAGGAGCCCTCTCCTCACTGAAACATACACAGGCCAAACAATAACAAATACAAGTAACCTGTCAGATCCTGTCACTGAATTTAGAGTTTCACTTTGTGTTGTGAACAAAGTTGTCATCTTTTTCTATCCCCATATCAGGGATAGAATTGGGGGAAGGCTATTGATGAAATCATGACCTAAGGGTTGCAAAGTTTGCTTTGTTTTTGCAGATACAATAAAAATGTAAGTATTCTCAATGCCTTTGCACAATGAGGCACAGGAAGTTAGATGCAGATTTTATATTTGACAAATATCCAGGCTCCTCATTGGAAAACTGTTCTGTCTTCTCTCAAATTGGACAGTGACAAACAAAACACGCGCAGATTAAAAGACAGCGGTATCTGTGTCAAAGTAGGTAATTGTCTATTTATTACTACCTGTTCAATTTAGCAAGAGATTTCAAAAAAATAAGCCTAATAATCCATTTTTTCCCCTTTGCCACATTTATAAGAAAAAAAGTATGTTATGATTATAAAACAGTGATCTCCGCTTTACACTCACATTGACCTATTAGCAAAATGGTCAAATGGAAGAAAATATAAAATCCTAAACACCATTTTCTCCATGTGTCTTATTGATAACAAATTCTTACATCATCAGCTGCACATCACCCTATTTGTTAGAAAGTTTGACTACTGTTACCCTATTTGCCTTACATCAACACCCAGTGTTGCAAGACTCATTTTCATGGCCAACTAAATGCCCTCCCAGTAATCTGATAAAACTTCTGATTGAATGGATGAAAAAACTTGTGCAGTTTATTGATGACCAAAGAGTCCACTTCAGGGTGTATCCGACCCTTGCTTCCTGCCAGACACTTATTAAATACAATGTTGAAGCGTAGACAATAGAAGCCTCTCGTGGCATTAAAGTACAAGTTGTACTGGCTTATCCTGGGCGTTAGATTCAGAAAATTCTCCACCAATTGGAGTTCAGGTAATGGCTCCGTTATGAGGCGATCGCCATCCACAATGTGAAACTGTTCAATGGGGAAGTACTTGAGCCACCTCTCCAGGTGTTTTGTATATATACTAGTTCTCACAGCCTTGTATTTTGTGTTCACCTCACAAGTAGTGGGGTCGATTGCAAGCTTTTCAAATTTGTAGTACGTCTTattctttctttccttcccctCCAGCACCTGTGTGTAATCTGATATGGCCCGAGTTGTTGGCTCTCGCACAATGATCAGCAGTTTGATGGAGGAGTTCATCTTGTAGATCCTTTCGGGGACTTCCTCAGTGATGAAGTACGCTGGGCTTTTCTCAATGGTAATCTGGTAAGGGTAGGAAAAGGGCATTTTCTTCCTGTACCATTCGATACCTTTAGCATAGTTTCCATCATTGTCAAAAAAATGGATTTCTTGTGATGCTTTGACCACTGCCGGGTGCAAGTTGAGCATCTCCAGTAGTGCACGAGTTCCACCCTTGCGGACACCAATAATGATGGCCTGTGGAAGCTGTTGCACCATGTTATGCAGTCTGATTTGCTCCTTTGTCGTGTTACCTCTGTGCAAGTCATACGTCAGGCCTCGCTTGTACTGAAGAGCACGAAGCATTATTTGGTCTTGGTCCCCAAACTGACCTTCTAAGGGACATGCGGGCTGGAGTCTGCAATAAAGCAAGCAAAGCCAGTGAGATCAGATTTGCTGTCaatacatatagtataagaaaataactgcagatgctggtacaaatcgatttattcacaaaatgctggagtaactcagcaggtcaggcagcatctcgggagagaaggaatgctgtcAATACATTTGTGTACATAAGTTCATAATTCCCACCCAGTCTtatgccatttggctcatcgtctactccatcattcaatcattgctgatctatctttccctctcaaccctattctcccactttctcctcataaccccttgaTCAACCAAGTAATCATCCGGTGATGACATTTGGTTGGTAAAAGGATACACATAAACAAatatattaattttaaaatattttatcccATTCTTACAGTTACTGAAAGCGTATAATTCATCAATCAGCAAAAGCGAAAACCTTCCCTTGATTGAAATTCTCTTTTGATTTTTCCTTATTAAATAGCTGTAACACCAAAAACATAAAACTGTCCA encodes:
- the LOC144593677 gene encoding heparan sulfate glucosamine 3-O-sulfotransferase 5, giving the protein MLFKQQVLLRQKLFLLGSLAVGSLLYIVARVGSLDRLQPACPLEGQFGDQDQIMLRALQYKRGLTYDLHRGNTTKEQIRLHNMVQQLPQAIIIGVRKGGTRALLEMLNLHPAVVKASQEIHFFDNDGNYAKGIEWYRKKMPFSYPYQITIEKSPAYFITEEVPERIYKMNSSIKLLIIVREPTTRAISDYTQVLEGKERKNKTYYKFEKLAIDPTTCEVNTKYKAVRTSIYTKHLERWLKYFPIEQFHIVDGDRLITEPLPELQLVENFLNLTPRISQYNLYFNATRGFYCLRFNIVFNKCLAGSKGRIHPEVDSLVINKLHKFFHPFNQKFYQITGRAFSWP